From one Pigmentibacter ruber genomic stretch:
- the obgE gene encoding GTPase ObgE, translating to MKFIDTAEIKVKAGDGGLGMSHFRREKYVPAGGPDGGNGGNGGDVYLEATEGLSTLLDFRYQRYYEAEAGGKGGTNNRQGKTGETLTLKVPCGTVAYDIESGELIGEVLYEGHRLLVAKGGKGGIGNTLFVNSRNQAPTKTIPPVIGENRSIRLELKMIADVGIIGSPNAGKSTLITVISAARPKVADYPFTTLVPTLGVVSHKEANPFVVADVPGLIPGASQGKGLGHDFLRHIERTCVLIHLIDGSQETAEAMISDYDGILEELALYDVALLQRPRITVISKVDSLAGEELEENNNLDALIGFKNYLKLKKTPFFEISSAFRIGINELLDKLIEVLSELKKTGENSK from the coding sequence ATGAAGTTTATTGATACCGCTGAGATTAAGGTGAAAGCTGGTGATGGCGGACTCGGCATGTCGCACTTTCGTAGGGAAAAGTACGTTCCAGCAGGGGGGCCAGATGGAGGAAATGGGGGTAATGGAGGAGATGTCTATCTTGAAGCAACAGAAGGGCTCTCAACATTACTTGATTTCCGTTATCAACGATACTACGAGGCTGAAGCGGGTGGCAAAGGCGGTACAAACAATAGACAAGGTAAAACTGGGGAGACTTTAACTCTTAAAGTTCCTTGTGGAACAGTTGCATATGATATTGAATCTGGTGAATTAATTGGTGAAGTTTTATATGAAGGGCATAGATTACTTGTTGCTAAAGGTGGCAAGGGTGGAATTGGTAATACTCTCTTTGTGAATTCAAGAAACCAAGCACCAACAAAAACTATTCCGCCAGTCATTGGTGAAAATCGTAGTATAAGACTTGAACTAAAAATGATTGCAGATGTCGGTATCATTGGTAGTCCAAATGCAGGAAAAAGCACATTAATTACAGTTATTTCTGCTGCTAGGCCAAAGGTTGCTGACTATCCTTTTACTACCCTAGTTCCTACATTAGGCGTTGTAAGTCACAAAGAAGCAAACCCTTTTGTTGTGGCCGATGTCCCAGGGCTTATCCCCGGAGCAAGTCAAGGAAAGGGCTTGGGACATGATTTTTTGCGACATATTGAAAGAACTTGTGTACTTATTCACTTAATTGATGGTAGTCAGGAAACGGCTGAGGCGATGATTTCAGATTACGATGGCATACTGGAAGAATTGGCATTATATGATGTTGCCTTATTACAAAGGCCAAGAATTACTGTTATTTCCAAGGTAGATTCCTTAGCTGGGGAAGAATTGGAAGAAAACAATAATTTAGATGCTTTAATTGGATTTAAAAATTATTTAAAATTAAAAAAGACACCTTTTTTTGAAATCAGTTCTGCTTTTCGCATAGGCATTAATGAATTGCTTGACAAACTGATAGAAGTATTAAGTGAGCTTAAAAAGACGGGAGAGAATAGCAAGTGA
- the rsfS gene encoding ribosome silencing factor encodes MNEQKTAIKIGDRELSHEEIAKLAVAVATEKKAVRPTILDLRNLGAFTELFTIVSAANSRQVYAIADSIKQFFKHSLGLPPISVDGLESSTWVLIDYGFLFIHVFQEPTREMYQLEQLWNKAHSINVNEEEVQTLYQDIVKISQEIKSASELEQNSSNLF; translated from the coding sequence GTGAATGAGCAAAAAACAGCGATTAAAATTGGAGACAGAGAGCTCTCCCACGAGGAAATAGCAAAATTAGCTGTGGCGGTTGCTACAGAAAAAAAAGCTGTACGTCCAACAATACTAGATTTAAGAAATTTAGGAGCATTTACTGAGCTATTTACAATTGTGAGTGCTGCAAACTCTAGACAAGTTTACGCTATAGCAGATAGCATAAAACAATTTTTTAAGCATAGTTTAGGTTTACCACCTATATCTGTGGACGGTCTTGAGTCATCTACTTGGGTATTAATTGATTATGGATTTTTGTTTATCCATGTATTTCAAGAACCAACTAGAGAAATGTATCAACTTGAGCAATTATGGAATAAAGCACATTCAATTAATGTTAACGAAGAGGAAGTTCAAACTCTTTATCAAGATATTGTAAAAATATCTCAAGAAATTAAATCGGCTTCTGAGTTAGAGCAGAATTCAAGTAATTTATTTTAA
- a CDS encoding 23S rRNA (pseudouridine(1915)-N(3))-methyltransferase RlmH: MPRDSLLYTFVEEFQKRVAKFTPITIIQPHTVLSQEEISAFYAKEIKKLSVENPLCFALDENGQNYSSAAFAKKLELFETRGEKMVIFCFGGAYGLPKELKNLGRLELFSLSQLTFPHELALAVLFEQIYRAKCILAKHPYHHGEPSALVKELNRK; encoded by the coding sequence ATGCCACGTGATTCTCTTTTGTATACGTTTGTAGAAGAGTTTCAAAAAAGGGTGGCAAAATTTACTCCGATCACCATCATTCAACCACATACAGTTTTATCCCAAGAAGAAATTTCAGCATTTTATGCAAAAGAAATTAAAAAATTATCTGTAGAAAACCCTTTGTGTTTTGCTTTAGATGAAAATGGGCAAAACTATTCAAGTGCTGCATTTGCAAAAAAACTTGAATTATTTGAAACTAGGGGAGAAAAAATGGTCATTTTTTGCTTTGGTGGCGCTTATGGCTTACCAAAAGAACTAAAAAATTTAGGTAGGTTAGAATTATTTTCTTTATCTCAATTAACTTTTCCGCATGAGCTTGCTTTAGCTGTTTTGTTTGAACAAATTTATAGAGCAAAATGTATTTTAGCAAAACATCCCTACCATCATGGTGAACCTTCAGCTTTAGTAAAAGAATTAAATCGAAAATAG
- a CDS encoding septal ring lytic transglycosylase RlpA family protein, with amino-acid sequence MGIFKNLVKFVLMFFVFVGCTTSKKNNKTQNEKVLSNYSFYQRGIASFYHYNLSGRKTANGEIFNPKKLTAASRTLPFKSTVLVRDVKTGKSVIVEINDRGPYIENRVIDLSEAAAKKLGITKKGIAKVDLFLVSN; translated from the coding sequence ATGGGAATTTTTAAAAATTTAGTAAAATTTGTTTTAATGTTCTTTGTTTTTGTTGGTTGTACAACGTCTAAAAAGAATAATAAGACACAAAATGAGAAAGTTTTAAGTAATTACTCGTTTTATCAAAGAGGAATAGCTTCTTTTTATCATTATAATTTGTCTGGAAGAAAAACAGCAAATGGGGAAATTTTTAACCCTAAAAAATTAACAGCTGCAAGTAGAACCTTACCTTTTAAATCGACTGTTTTGGTTAGGGATGTCAAAACTGGGAAAAGTGTTATCGTAGAAATAAATGATAGAGGTCCGTATATTGAAAACAGAGTGATTGACCTAAGTGAAGCCGCAGCAAAAAAGTTAGGTATTACTAAAAAAGGTATTGCTAAGGTTGATCTATTTCTAGTTAGTAATTAA
- the lptB gene encoding LPS export ABC transporter ATP-binding protein, with protein MSHNQLVSSNLIRKFGTRTVVDDVSFYVNSGEVVGLLGPNGAGKTTSFYMTVGLLKPSAGIVTIDGNIITELPIHKRAKMGIGYLPQNSSVFRKLSVEDNLKAIMEVWGIPRNKRTSLLEKLIDQFGIGHIRKSLGISLSGGERRRLEIARTLVISPRFLLLDEPFAGIDPVTVGEIQELIKKLVQEENLGVLITDHNVRETLSLCSRAYILAGGKILAEGLPDDVASNEKVKQVYLGENFTF; from the coding sequence ATGAGTCACAATCAATTAGTTTCTTCTAATCTAATTCGTAAATTTGGTACCCGAACTGTAGTTGATGATGTTTCTTTTTATGTAAATAGTGGAGAAGTAGTAGGATTATTAGGACCAAATGGTGCTGGTAAAACGACTAGTTTCTATATGACTGTTGGTTTATTAAAACCAAGTGCAGGAATTGTTACAATTGATGGCAATATTATTACTGAATTACCAATTCATAAACGCGCTAAAATGGGAATCGGCTATCTCCCTCAAAATTCGAGCGTCTTTAGAAAATTAAGTGTTGAAGATAATTTAAAAGCTATTATGGAAGTCTGGGGTATTCCAAGAAATAAAAGGACAAGTCTCTTAGAAAAACTAATTGATCAATTCGGAATAGGTCATATTAGAAAAAGTTTGGGGATTAGTTTATCAGGCGGAGAACGTAGACGTTTAGAAATTGCAAGAACTTTAGTTATCTCTCCTCGTTTTTTATTACTAGATGAACCTTTTGCTGGTATTGACCCAGTAACTGTAGGAGAAATTCAGGAATTAATTAAAAAATTAGTTCAGGAAGAAAACTTAGGTGTTCTTATAACTGATCATAATGTAAGAGAAACCTTATCATTGTGTAGTAGAGCTTATATTTTGGCCGGCGGAAAAATACTTGCAGAAGGATTACCTGATGATGTCGCATCTAATGAAAAGGTAAAGCAAGTATATTTAGGTGAAAACTTTACTTTTTAA
- a CDS encoding LptA/OstA family protein → MNLIRIFKTFFLHLTCLYPLSLFADFNNELPINPHSVENNQTQSNTLNPSNTVRKKYENDKKEKINTDKGTKSPNENSDIAKHNVNAPVYFKGNSADGSRKTGILNLLGNVEIIQDDTTLTSDKAQIFGTAGTTFGSGSRSIQKAIAIGNVHINKKGSLNSPEMKATANTIEFLVPQKIMILKGKAKVWKAQEYVNAEYIEMNLETGDIKLKEPHGTVDPKSSANYNKSKENKSSSKVTK, encoded by the coding sequence ATGAATTTAATTCGCATATTTAAAACATTTTTTCTGCACCTTACCTGCTTATACCCATTAAGCTTATTTGCAGATTTTAATAATGAGCTTCCAATAAATCCTCACTCAGTTGAAAATAATCAAACTCAATCAAATACTCTTAACCCTAGTAATACAGTAAGAAAAAAATACGAGAATGATAAAAAAGAAAAAATTAATACTGATAAAGGAACTAAATCACCTAATGAGAATTCTGATATAGCAAAGCATAATGTTAATGCTCCCGTCTATTTTAAAGGAAACTCTGCTGATGGTTCTAGAAAAACTGGGATTTTAAATTTATTAGGTAATGTCGAAATTATTCAAGATGATACCACTTTAACTTCTGATAAAGCTCAAATATTTGGGACAGCGGGAACAACTTTTGGATCAGGGAGTCGCTCTATTCAAAAAGCCATTGCAATAGGAAATGTACATATTAATAAAAAAGGTTCTTTAAATTCACCAGAAATGAAAGCAACCGCAAATACAATTGAATTTTTAGTCCCTCAAAAAATTATGATCTTAAAAGGAAAAGCAAAAGTATGGAAAGCTCAAGAGTATGTTAATGCAGAATATATTGAAATGAATTTAGAAACAGGCGATATAAAATTAAAGGAACCACACGGTACAGTTGATCCTAAATCTAGTGCTAATTACAATAAATCAAAAGAAAATAAATCTAGCAGTAAGGTTACAAAATGA
- the lptC gene encoding LPS export ABC transporter periplasmic protein LptC, with product MLGRLYAVIFICAIIMALWYQRKFLESSAQELNTQLTFENTILPTSTAMNFQNFSYENGRLKYSFSGSKITYFTDNHFEAEGNLVYEAFDVEEKKTIIIKTNKAFGQIEANKQNEYQNDTLPIGTNNRIKNAILPGDVFFDFDGNVGKANHVFIDMENEYISSKKPFTSNGPQGNLRGNGFKYFIKEEEFKINSNVNGDVKIKESRN from the coding sequence ATGTTAGGTCGCTTATATGCTGTTATATTTATCTGCGCAATAATCATGGCTTTATGGTATCAGCGAAAGTTTCTTGAAAGCTCAGCGCAAGAGCTTAATACGCAATTAACATTTGAAAACACTATTCTTCCAACTAGTACAGCAATGAATTTTCAGAATTTTTCCTATGAAAATGGCAGGCTAAAATATTCTTTTTCAGGAAGTAAAATTACTTATTTTACTGACAATCATTTTGAGGCTGAAGGCAATTTAGTATATGAAGCTTTTGATGTAGAAGAGAAAAAAACTATCATAATAAAAACAAATAAAGCATTTGGTCAAATAGAAGCAAATAAACAAAATGAATACCAAAATGATACACTACCTATAGGAACAAATAATAGGATAAAAAATGCAATATTACCTGGCGATGTTTTTTTTGATTTTGATGGTAATGTTGGAAAAGCAAATCATGTTTTTATTGATATGGAAAATGAATACATTTCATCAAAAAAACCCTTTACATCAAACGGACCTCAAGGAAATTTAAGAGGAAATGGGTTTAAATATTTTATTAAAGAAGAAGAATTTAAAATAAATTCTAATGTTAATGGTGATGTGAAAATAAAAGAATCTAGGAATTGA
- a CDS encoding aminodeoxychorismate/anthranilate synthase component II codes for MIFFIDHHDSFSNNLISWFQAKNIALKVFTVDEISENIDLNNAKAVIFSPGPGHPQDYPQSLDLLKRLPNNVPFLGVCLGHQILLHSQGAKIEQIHTTPIHGRQINCSPITSSRYFKPADLHGTFVLYNSLGCKYTDPIFMQSMIALAVEDSFVLATEHIVYPRIGLQFHPESFASPGGSKVLHSFLRLIEC; via the coding sequence ATGATTTTTTTCATCGATCATCATGACTCATTTAGCAACAACTTAATAAGTTGGTTTCAAGCAAAAAATATAGCTTTAAAGGTGTTCACAGTTGATGAAATATCTGAAAATATTGATCTCAATAATGCGAAAGCTGTTATCTTTTCGCCAGGCCCAGGACATCCACAAGACTATCCGCAGTCCTTAGATTTGTTAAAGCGCCTGCCAAACAATGTTCCTTTTTTAGGAGTTTGCCTTGGACACCAAATTTTACTGCATTCACAGGGTGCTAAAATTGAACAAATTCATACAACTCCCATCCATGGAAGACAGATTAATTGCTCCCCAATTACATCCTCAAGGTATTTCAAACCGGCTGATTTGCATGGAACATTTGTGTTATATAATTCTTTAGGCTGTAAATATACAGATCCTATTTTTATGCAAAGTATGATTGCACTTGCCGTCGAGGATAGTTTTGTATTAGCAACAGAACATATCGTTTATCCAAGAATTGGATTACAATTTCATCCAGAGAGTTTTGCTAGTCCTGGTGGGAGTAAAGTTTTACATTCATTTTTAAGGCTCATCGAATGTTAG
- a CDS encoding chorismate-binding protein, whose protein sequence is MLNLKKIVDEYSGNFDSLINELQTIFKHNFIMYFKVNSLSGFEFPYINNYLATNEIPKNFDFFFSNHNSSIIFKFFCDLESIYQDLDEKKFFDFLKKSTLNNIFYLTPFSNFSEEKYLIIKYKIEITVTLDTDKVSINIQNFDNENINLNNLEKNISAIFEAPFIRKNFYQKGNENISSLEKEENQIKKAIDLAKMQMNKGECYLANIAYTKRLENSIFPTPTEFFASWSQVLSRFAIYFNSNKIGIASFSPERFLQKIGNYLLTEPIKGTLKSEKKFPCQNDAKTLWENKKEIYEHTMIVDLLRNDLYFVSKSDSVQVFKPFYARIAGSLLQMQSFIISELKENMSLGDCLEKMLPAGSISGTPKRRVCQLIHQLEENPRGYYTGICGFLQANGDFDSIILIRSLFKGELGIYVGVGAGITTLSNTDDEFNELNIKMNSFASFISGTLV, encoded by the coding sequence ATGCTAAATTTAAAAAAAATAGTTGATGAATATTCTGGAAACTTTGATAGCCTAATAAATGAGCTACAAACTATCTTTAAGCATAATTTTATCATGTATTTTAAAGTAAATAGTTTATCAGGATTTGAGTTTCCTTACATAAATAATTATTTAGCTACTAATGAAATTCCTAAAAATTTCGATTTTTTTTTCTCCAATCATAATTCTTCAATAATATTTAAATTTTTCTGTGACTTGGAAAGTATTTATCAAGACTTAGATGAAAAAAAATTTTTTGATTTTCTAAAAAAAAGCACCCTTAATAATATTTTTTATTTAACTCCATTCTCTAATTTTTCAGAAGAAAAGTATCTAATAATTAAATATAAAATAGAAATTACTGTAACTTTAGATACAGATAAGGTTAGTATTAATATTCAAAATTTTGATAATGAAAATATTAATCTCAACAATTTAGAAAAAAATATATCAGCTATCTTCGAAGCTCCTTTTATTAGAAAAAACTTTTATCAGAAAGGAAATGAGAATATTTCTTCGTTAGAAAAAGAAGAAAATCAAATAAAAAAAGCTATTGATCTAGCAAAAATGCAGATGAATAAAGGTGAGTGCTATTTAGCTAATATAGCTTATACAAAAAGGTTAGAAAATTCCATATTTCCAACTCCAACTGAATTTTTTGCTAGTTGGTCTCAAGTTTTATCGAGATTTGCCATTTATTTTAATTCAAATAAAATTGGAATAGCCTCATTCAGCCCTGAAAGATTTTTGCAAAAAATTGGTAACTATTTATTAACAGAGCCAATAAAAGGTACTTTAAAATCCGAAAAAAAATTCCCCTGCCAGAATGATGCTAAAACATTATGGGAAAATAAAAAAGAAATTTATGAACACACTATGATTGTAGATTTGCTAAGAAACGATTTATATTTTGTAAGTAAGTCTGATTCCGTCCAAGTATTTAAACCTTTTTATGCAAGAATTGCTGGTTCTTTATTACAAATGCAGAGCTTTATCATTAGTGAATTAAAAGAAAATATGAGCTTAGGTGACTGCTTAGAAAAAATGCTTCCAGCGGGTTCAATTAGCGGCACGCCTAAAAGAAGAGTTTGTCAACTTATTCATCAACTTGAAGAAAATCCTAGGGGCTACTACACAGGAATTTGTGGCTTTTTACAAGCAAATGGAGATTTTGATTCAATCATTTTAATTAGAAGCCTTTTTAAAGGCGAATTAGGAATATATGTTGGAGTTGGAGCTGGTATCACTACTCTATCAAATACGGATGATGAATTTAATGAACTAAATATTAAAATGAATTCATTTGCTTCGTTTATTTCTGGAACATTAGTATGA
- a CDS encoding AMP nucleosidase: MKTKAEICKNWLPRYTGTKIDDFADHILLTNFQTYVNRFAEMTDSKVVGLDRAMPNATCKKSNVSIINFGMGSANAATIMDLLSARAPKSVLFLGKCGGLKHSTEIGHFILPIAAIRGEGTSNDYFPPEVPALPSFKLHKFVSQKIVEGGHDYRTGVVYTTNRRVWEHDQNFLKYMHNMKCIAVDMETATILMVGFYNEIARGALLIVSDVPITPEGVKTEAGDKAISAKWTDIHIKLGIDSLKDLESKGEQIKHFKY, encoded by the coding sequence ATGAAAACAAAAGCAGAAATATGCAAAAACTGGTTGCCAAGATACACTGGTACAAAAATAGATGATTTTGCCGATCATATTCTCCTCACTAATTTTCAAACATATGTAAATCGCTTTGCAGAAATGACTGATTCAAAGGTAGTTGGCTTAGATAGAGCTATGCCTAATGCAACATGTAAGAAATCTAATGTCTCCATTATCAATTTCGGTATGGGTTCTGCTAACGCTGCAACAATTATGGACTTACTAAGTGCACGTGCTCCTAAATCTGTTTTATTTTTAGGAAAATGTGGGGGCTTAAAGCATTCTACTGAAATAGGGCATTTTATATTGCCTATAGCGGCGATACGAGGAGAAGGAACATCTAATGACTATTTTCCACCGGAGGTTCCAGCATTACCATCATTTAAGCTACATAAATTTGTTTCGCAAAAAATTGTTGAAGGCGGACATGATTATAGAACGGGAGTTGTGTATACAACAAATAGAAGAGTTTGGGAGCATGATCAAAATTTTCTTAAATATATGCATAATATGAAATGTATTGCAGTTGATATGGAAACGGCAACTATCTTGATGGTTGGTTTCTATAATGAAATTGCGAGAGGTGCTTTATTAATTGTATCTGATGTTCCAATAACTCCTGAAGGAGTCAAAACAGAAGCTGGAGATAAGGCTATTTCAGCAAAATGGACGGATATTCATATCAAATTAGGAATTGATAGTTTAAAAGATCTTGAATCAAAAGGTGAGCAGATAAAACATTTTAAATATTAA
- a CDS encoding type 2 periplasmic-binding domain-containing protein, translating into MLKNILLILVLFIPHKKVFAEKLTISICANDVRKSINPDAVYETPSVDIVKAAFRKLKNKLDIEYTFDFKPMDRCVKDAEKGQIDAILDVSYTQERAKVVEYPPGSGDDEIAGPCSSVYKMTCSKYMVITNKNSKFEFKGDKEKLILPVRVARGYSLAKKIEDTYRDNAELSKNDLVNIKKLLRDNTGCVIANFGYIPGLAENQFRELLPKLKIHKIPYDARSNYLPFSKKTHISHEQKLMIWKELAKVMLDEKIVDQLWKKYSKLSYK; encoded by the coding sequence TTGCTTAAAAATATACTTTTAATATTAGTATTATTTATACCTCATAAGAAAGTCTTTGCAGAGAAGCTTACAATTTCTATTTGTGCAAACGATGTTAGGAAATCTATTAATCCTGACGCTGTATATGAAACCCCCAGTGTTGATATAGTTAAGGCAGCGTTTAGAAAATTAAAAAACAAGCTGGACATTGAATATACATTTGACTTTAAACCTATGGATAGATGCGTAAAAGATGCTGAAAAAGGTCAAATAGATGCTATTCTAGATGTATCTTACACTCAAGAAAGAGCGAAGGTGGTTGAATATCCACCTGGATCTGGGGACGATGAAATAGCTGGCCCTTGTAGCTCTGTTTATAAAATGACTTGCTCTAAATATATGGTTATAACCAATAAAAATTCTAAGTTTGAATTTAAAGGTGACAAAGAAAAACTTATTTTACCTGTAAGAGTTGCAAGAGGATATTCATTGGCAAAAAAAATTGAAGATACCTATAGAGATAATGCTGAGCTTAGTAAAAATGATTTAGTGAATATAAAAAAATTACTCCGCGATAATACAGGTTGTGTGATCGCAAATTTTGGCTACATACCTGGACTTGCAGAAAATCAATTTAGAGAACTATTACCAAAATTAAAAATACATAAAATTCCATACGATGCTCGTTCAAACTACCTTCCATTTTCTAAAAAAACACACATTTCACATGAGCAAAAATTAATGATCTGGAAGGAGTTAGCAAAAGTTATGTTGGATGAAAAAATAGTTGATCAATTATGGAAAAAATACTCTAAATTAAGTTACAAATAA
- a CDS encoding phosphatase domain-containing protein, which yields MKKFIFIIIALLFIIISMTAYPQKIFIISDIDDTIKITGVKAGTKEMIEQGSRSRAFFSIDTVYQLFYENGLGSNGPDREIFFVSGAPGPVGKLSTYFLKKNEFPFPSKAYFLNKKIGEKTLDAKLNAITPLIEGNPNSTFILIGDNGEFDPDVYKTLQDKYGARLVVFIHYVYAATNPNIVNYSTSSARQLFEIYKGQTPYFTGVDLAVQFYRLGLISKENLLKVVNESLQNIDPIYYNNIKNESNYSAEYSNNYSLRHNQKLFYQEWMTGCKGYMSSEWSNLVTPFIQEDLEIISKAERIKSIITQFKGCEISTP from the coding sequence ATGAAAAAATTTATATTTATTATAATTGCTCTTCTCTTTATAATAATTTCAATGACAGCTTATCCTCAAAAGATTTTTATTATTTCAGATATAGATGACACTATAAAAATCACAGGTGTAAAAGCTGGGACTAAAGAAATGATTGAACAAGGTTCCAGATCTAGAGCATTTTTTTCGATAGATACTGTTTATCAATTATTTTATGAAAATGGACTAGGTTCCAATGGTCCAGATAGAGAAATATTTTTTGTATCTGGAGCACCTGGTCCTGTAGGAAAATTATCAACATATTTTTTGAAAAAAAATGAATTTCCTTTTCCTTCAAAAGCATATTTTCTGAACAAAAAAATTGGTGAAAAAACATTAGATGCAAAACTAAATGCAATTACTCCTTTAATTGAGGGAAATCCAAATTCAACTTTTATCTTAATTGGTGATAATGGTGAATTTGATCCTGATGTTTATAAGACATTACAAGATAAATACGGCGCAAGATTAGTTGTTTTTATTCATTATGTTTATGCTGCTACAAATCCAAATATTGTTAATTATTCAACAAGTAGTGCCAGACAATTATTTGAAATTTATAAAGGTCAAACACCTTACTTCACTGGAGTCGATTTAGCTGTTCAATTTTATCGTTTGGGATTAATTTCAAAAGAAAATTTATTAAAAGTCGTCAATGAATCTTTGCAAAATATAGATCCTATTTACTATAATAATATTAAAAATGAAAGTAACTATTCTGCAGAATATTCAAATAATTATTCATTAAGACATAATCAAAAACTTTTTTATCAAGAATGGATGACCGGTTGCAAAGGGTATATGTCTTCAGAATGGAGCAACTTAGTAACACCTTTTATTCAAGAAGATTTAGAAATTATTTCTAAAGCAGAAAGAATTAAATCTATAATTACACAATTTAAGGGATGTGAAATATCAACTCCTTGA
- a CDS encoding 7-carboxy-7-deazaguanine synthase QueE, with protein MTATYLVNEIYSCLQGEGPNCGKPSLLVRFQVCNLRCIWCDTPYTHTIKSDPVDKNNLTKGQLFKRYTLNELLAKIKEYPQKHLILSGGEPTLHNLGVLLRSLGKEYTAEVESNGTRIPHMQIKNFLASDYSLLQWNISPKFSNSGEKIVPESLNHWSELSKKQQNIFFKFVVRKAFKEADIAEVLDIVDKFSLDSNRIYLMAEGITVESQLANTWLHDECLKYGFNYTPRLHILLFGNKRGV; from the coding sequence ATGACTGCTACTTATTTAGTGAATGAAATATATTCTTGCCTCCAAGGAGAAGGACCTAATTGTGGAAAACCTTCCTTACTAGTCCGTTTTCAAGTATGTAATTTGCGCTGTATATGGTGTGATACTCCTTATACTCATACTATTAAAAGCGATCCTGTTGATAAAAATAACTTAACAAAGGGACAATTATTTAAGCGCTATACTTTAAATGAACTTCTCGCAAAGATAAAAGAATATCCTCAAAAGCACCTTATACTATCGGGAGGTGAACCTACGCTTCATAATTTAGGAGTTTTACTCCGAAGCTTAGGAAAAGAATATACTGCTGAAGTTGAAAGTAACGGAACTCGCATTCCACATATGCAAATTAAAAATTTCCTTGCCAGTGATTATTCATTATTACAATGGAATATTTCACCTAAATTTAGTAATAGTGGTGAAAAAATAGTTCCAGAATCTTTAAATCATTGGTCTGAGTTATCTAAAAAGCAGCAAAATATTTTTTTTAAGTTTGTAGTAAGAAAAGCGTTTAAAGAAGCTGATATTGCCGAAGTTTTAGATATCGTTGATAAGTTTTCACTAGATTCAAATAGAATTTATTTAATGGCTGAAGGCATTACCGTTGAATCACAATTAGCTAATACATGGCTACATGATGAATGTTTAAAATATGGCTTTAACTACACTCCTAGATTACATATTTTATTATTTGGAAATAAAAGAGGAGTTTAA